From Weissella diestrammenae, a single genomic window includes:
- the atpH gene encoding ATP synthase F1 subunit delta, whose amino-acid sequence MAVDIAIIAQRYATALFELTHDQNSDTETLEELKQLKQVALENPDLAKAIAADNIAETSKKELLRVLTRDATQLVKNLIHMLYDYRRFDLMIKIIDAYEALVNQSIGHMNADVKTAVALSDEQVTRLEQVIAKRFNANSVALQQTVDAALIGGVVVQANNQIVDGSLATKLAAIRQSIVH is encoded by the coding sequence ATGGCTGTAGATATCGCGATTATTGCACAACGATATGCGACTGCTTTGTTCGAATTAACTCATGACCAAAATAGTGATACAGAAACGTTAGAGGAGCTTAAGCAACTCAAGCAGGTAGCACTAGAAAATCCAGATTTGGCAAAGGCAATTGCTGCCGATAATATTGCTGAAACGTCAAAAAAAGAATTATTGCGTGTTCTTACGCGTGATGCGACACAATTGGTAAAGAACTTAATTCATATGCTTTATGATTACCGACGATTTGATCTCATGATTAAAATCATTGATGCTTATGAAGCGTTGGTTAATCAATCAATTGGGCACATGAACGCAGATGTAAAAACTGCAGTTGCATTGTCTGATGAACAAGTGACACGCTTGGAACAGGTCATTGCAAAGCGTTTTAACGCTAATTCTGTGGCGTTGCAGCAGACCGTTGATGCCGCTTTAATCGGTGGTGTCGTGGTGCAAGCCAACAACCAAATTGTGGACGGATCATTAGCAACTAAATTAGCTGCTATTCGACAAAGTATCGTCCATTAG
- the atpF gene encoding F0F1 ATP synthase subunit B, which produces MLNGILLAGASEQLALGNLVFVLLSFVVLLFFIGKFAWKPVVKIMQDRADKIANDLDSAEQAKSEAEQLAEKRTAELQATQAQATTIINNAKETADQRGEDIIAEAKQNADSLKVKANAEIDQERVEAMASVKNDVAELSVSIAQKIIQKELKLDDQKALIDAYIGELEAK; this is translated from the coding sequence ATGTTAAATGGAATTTTACTGGCCGGTGCCAGTGAGCAGTTGGCTTTGGGTAATTTGGTCTTCGTCTTGCTTTCATTTGTTGTTTTACTATTCTTCATTGGTAAATTTGCATGGAAGCCAGTCGTTAAGATTATGCAAGATCGTGCTGACAAAATTGCAAACGACTTGGATTCTGCTGAACAAGCAAAAAGCGAGGCAGAACAACTTGCTGAAAAGCGCACTGCAGAACTTCAAGCAACGCAAGCACAAGCAACGACAATCATCAATAATGCTAAAGAAACTGCCGACCAACGTGGTGAGGATATCATCGCTGAGGCAAAGCAAAATGCAGACTCATTGAAGGTGAAGGCAAACGCTGAAATCGATCAAGAGCGCGTTGAAGCAATGGCAAGCGTTAAAAATGATGTTGCTGAATTGTCAGTATCAATTGCGCAAAAGATTATCCAAAAAGAACTGAAATTAGATGATCAAAAAGCATTGATTGATGCTTACATCGGAGAGTTAGAGGCAAAGTAA
- the atpE gene encoding F0F1 ATP synthase subunit C, protein MATIGAGIAAAGAAIGTGIGNGRVIAAMIEGTARQPELEGKLRTNMFIGVALIEAVPILAFVISLMLLGK, encoded by the coding sequence ATTGCTACTATTGGTGCAGGTATCGCTGCAGCTGGTGCCGCTATTGGTACTGGTATTGGTAACGGACGTGTTATCGCTGCAATGATCGAAGGAACAGCACGCCAACCTGAACTTGAAGGTAAGTTGCGTACAAATATGTTCATCGGTGTTGCTTTGATTGAAGCCGTTCCAATCTTGGCCTTCGTTATCTCATTGATGTTGCTTGGAAAGTAA
- the atpB gene encoding F0F1 ATP synthase subunit A translates to MDEKSATFQLLGLTFDWTVVISTTVAALIVFFLVFFLSRRLTLKPTGKQNVLEWIIDFTNGIVDSSLPSSIGNEIKLIAFTLFLFIFVSNELGLGVQVALGDVTYLKSATANPLVAMALALMVVALSHFVGVTKLGFKGYFKTAFMSPLPALLPINIFEQFTSFLTLGLRLYGNIMAGEMLLMLIVNFGNPSHLGLTVVPAFILSMIWQAFSLFIGAIQAFIFVTLMSIYVSEKAVAE, encoded by the coding sequence TTGGACGAAAAGTCTGCCACATTTCAATTGCTTGGTCTGACTTTCGATTGGACAGTTGTTATTTCAACAACGGTAGCGGCCCTAATTGTTTTCTTCTTGGTGTTTTTCTTATCACGACGGTTAACGTTAAAACCAACTGGTAAGCAAAACGTACTTGAATGGATCATCGACTTTACCAATGGTATTGTTGATAGTTCTTTGCCAAGCTCAATTGGAAATGAAATTAAATTGATTGCATTTACATTGTTCTTGTTCATTTTTGTTTCTAATGAATTGGGCTTGGGTGTTCAAGTAGCATTAGGCGACGTGACCTACTTGAAATCAGCGACTGCTAATCCGCTAGTCGCGATGGCATTGGCCTTGATGGTCGTGGCGCTATCACACTTTGTTGGGGTTACAAAGCTCGGCTTTAAAGGATACTTTAAGACGGCATTTATGAGTCCATTGCCTGCGCTATTACCAATTAATATTTTTGAGCAGTTTACAAGTTTCCTAACTTTAGGCTTGCGTTTATATGGTAATATCATGGCTGGTGAAATGTTATTGATGTTAATTGTTAACTTCGGTAATCCATCTCACTTGGGACTCACTGTAGTTCCTGCATTTATCTTGTCAATGATTTGGCAAGCGTTCTCGTTATTCATCGGTGCGATTCAGGCATTTATTTTTGTCACTTTGATGTCAATTTATGTTTCTGAAAAAGCAGTTGCTGAATAA
- the upp gene encoding uracil phosphoribosyltransferase: MSNLTVFDHPLIQHKLTIIRDKKIGTKEFREVVDEIASLMAYEVTRDLPTEDVEVETPVAKTVKKTLAGKKLAIVPILRAGLGMVDGIMKLIPAARIGHIGMYRDEKSLEPVEYFVKLPEDIDQREVLVVDPMLATGGSAVMAIDALKKRGAKSIKLITLVSAPIGVETVQAAHPDVDIFTAGLDDGLDEHGYIIPGLGDAGDRLFGTH; the protein is encoded by the coding sequence ATGAGTAACCTAACAGTATTTGACCACCCATTGATTCAACACAAATTGACCATTATTCGCGATAAAAAAATTGGTACAAAAGAATTTCGTGAGGTGGTTGATGAAATTGCTTCATTAATGGCTTATGAGGTCACCCGTGATTTGCCAACTGAAGATGTTGAGGTTGAAACGCCAGTCGCTAAGACGGTTAAAAAAACGCTTGCTGGTAAAAAACTTGCCATTGTTCCAATTCTCCGGGCAGGTTTAGGGATGGTTGATGGCATTATGAAATTAATTCCAGCGGCTCGCATTGGGCATATTGGGATGTATCGGGATGAAAAGTCCCTTGAACCAGTAGAATATTTTGTGAAATTGCCAGAAGACATTGACCAACGTGAGGTTTTAGTTGTTGATCCAATGTTAGCAACAGGTGGTTCGGCAGTGATGGCAATTGATGCCTTGAAGAAGCGTGGTGCAAAATCGATTAAATTGATTACATTGGTATCGGCACCCATTGGGGTAGAAACGGTTCAAGCTGCACATCCAGACGTTGATATTTTTACGGCTGGGTTAGATGATGGCTTAGACGAACACGGCTATATTATTCCTGGGCTCGGCGATGCTGGAGATCGTTTATTTGGGACACATTAA
- the glyA gene encoding serine hydroxymethyltransferase: MTYREFDPELWSAIDREADRQEHNIELIASENIASAGVRAAQGSILTNKYAEGYPGKRYYGGTEFIDQIEQLAIDRAKALFGAEYANVQPHSGSQANAAVYAALLAPGDHVLGLGLNEGGHLTHGSSVNFSGKLYHFHAYGLDEEELIDYEQVAALAAEFKPKLIVTGASAYSRLIDFKRFREIADSVGAYLMVDMAHIAGLVAAGVHPTPVGIADVVTTTTHKTLRGPRGGLILAKAELGKKINSAIFPGTQGGPLEHVIAGKAAAFYEDMQPSFKVYGQQVVANAKAMVEVFDQSDKVRVISGGTDNHLFNLDLTETGLNGKEAQNLLDSVAITTNKEAIPNEPLSPFITSGIRVGTPAITTRGFKETEAKEVAKLILRTFDHFDDPEALAQIARDVRALTDRFPLTKIEYAK, translated from the coding sequence ATGACTTATCGTGAATTTGATCCTGAACTATGGTCGGCGATTGATCGAGAGGCTGATCGTCAAGAACACAACATCGAATTAATCGCGTCAGAAAATATTGCCTCAGCGGGTGTTCGAGCAGCACAAGGTAGTATTCTGACCAACAAATATGCTGAAGGCTATCCAGGCAAGCGTTATTATGGTGGTACGGAATTTATTGATCAAATTGAGCAACTAGCCATTGACCGTGCCAAGGCCCTTTTTGGCGCTGAATATGCAAACGTTCAGCCACATTCAGGTTCTCAAGCAAATGCAGCTGTATATGCAGCTTTGTTGGCCCCTGGCGACCATGTATTAGGTCTTGGTTTAAATGAAGGTGGGCATCTCACCCACGGATCATCAGTTAATTTTTCTGGTAAGTTGTATCATTTTCATGCCTATGGGCTAGATGAAGAAGAATTGATTGATTACGAGCAAGTAGCAGCTTTGGCGGCAGAATTTAAACCAAAATTGATTGTCACTGGTGCATCAGCTTACTCACGGTTGATTGATTTCAAACGTTTCCGGGAAATTGCAGATTCAGTTGGTGCTTATTTAATGGTTGACATGGCGCATATTGCCGGCTTGGTTGCCGCTGGTGTTCATCCAACGCCGGTTGGTATTGCGGACGTTGTGACAACAACAACGCATAAAACTTTACGTGGTCCTCGTGGGGGCTTGATTTTGGCGAAGGCAGAATTAGGCAAAAAAATTAATTCAGCGATTTTCCCAGGTACACAAGGTGGACCGCTAGAACATGTGATTGCTGGAAAAGCGGCTGCATTCTATGAGGATATGCAACCAAGCTTTAAGGTATATGGCCAACAAGTGGTAGCTAATGCTAAAGCGATGGTTGAGGTATTTGATCAATCAGATAAGGTACGCGTCATCTCTGGCGGTACTGATAACCATCTCTTTAATTTAGATTTGACTGAAACTGGCCTAAATGGGAAAGAAGCTCAAAATTTGCTAGATTCTGTGGCAATTACAACCAACAAAGAAGCAATTCCAAACGAACCATTAAGTCCGTTTATCACCTCTGGTATTCGTGTTGGAACGCCTGCGATTACGACGCGTGGCTTTAAAGAAACTGAAGCAAAAGAAGTTGCCAAACTCATTTTACGGACTTTTGATCATTTCGATGACCCAGAAGCATTAGCACAAATTGCACGTGATGTACGGGCATTGACAGATCGTTTTCCATTAACAAAAATTGAATATGCTAAATAA
- a CDS encoding L-threonylcarbamoyladenylate synthase, whose translation MITKIWQSTEIPAAAKALQQGKLVAFPTETVYGLGADAFNENAVSKVYAAKGRPSDNPLIVHVATPEQVQQYAVVDQRAQKLMTAFWPGPLTIILPVKPNVLSPVVTGGMTTVASRMPDNQATLNLITETGSPLVGPSANTSGKPSPTTAQHVYHDLHGKIAGILDDGSTRIGVESTVIDLSVAQPVILRPGKITAEQIATVIDTVVDTSEQHVAADEAPKAPGMKYRHYAPDKAVYIVDYQDWTAAVIWAQGQLEPVGLMMPDQLIEIHQLAGMDFVWSLGDNGDSAAAKLFAGLRHFDDQKDIQTILVASMPDTPENAAYNNRLGKAAGGHHFTVEEFS comes from the coding sequence ATGATTACAAAAATATGGCAGTCAACTGAAATTCCAGCTGCAGCTAAAGCATTACAGCAAGGAAAATTGGTCGCTTTTCCAACCGAAACGGTGTATGGACTTGGTGCAGATGCATTTAATGAAAATGCAGTTAGCAAAGTTTATGCGGCCAAAGGTCGTCCGTCAGATAATCCATTAATTGTTCATGTTGCCACACCAGAACAGGTGCAACAATATGCGGTTGTTGATCAACGGGCGCAAAAATTGATGACAGCATTTTGGCCAGGCCCACTAACCATTATTTTACCGGTCAAACCGAATGTTTTATCACCGGTTGTGACGGGAGGAATGACAACTGTCGCTTCACGCATGCCAGATAATCAAGCAACTTTAAACTTAATCACTGAAACAGGTTCACCATTGGTGGGTCCGTCGGCCAATACCTCTGGAAAACCCAGTCCAACCACTGCACAACATGTTTATCATGATTTGCATGGAAAGATTGCTGGCATTTTAGATGACGGATCAACACGGATTGGGGTTGAATCAACGGTCATTGATTTATCAGTGGCGCAACCAGTTATCTTGCGACCAGGCAAAATCACGGCAGAGCAAATAGCGACCGTTATCGACACTGTGGTTGATACCAGTGAACAGCACGTTGCAGCTGACGAAGCACCAAAAGCGCCTGGTATGAAATATCGACACTATGCACCGGATAAAGCAGTCTATATCGTGGATTATCAGGATTGGACAGCAGCTGTCATTTGGGCGCAAGGGCAATTAGAGCCGGTTGGTTTGATGATGCCAGATCAGTTAATTGAGATTCATCAGTTAGCGGGCATGGACTTTGTTTGGTCTCTGGGCGATAATGGAGATAGTGCCGCAGCTAAACTTTTTGCTGGGCTGCGCCACTTTGATGACCAAAAAGATATCCAAACCATTCTTGTTGCATCAATGCCGGATACACCAGAAAATGCAGCATATAACAATCGTTTAGGCAAAGCGGCAGGTGGCCATCATTTTACTGTTGAAGAGTTTAGCTAA
- the prmC gene encoding peptide chain release factor N(5)-glutamine methyltransferase, producing MFEEQWTFEALREWGDWQLEPYLQDTTERLAQLDYLLTGMMDWDYGQLRNNLNTVIEDEKRLRFMVAVRAIKGGVPVQYALGHAPFYGREFNVDRRVLIPRPETEELVDWVLKDQATTDLKVLDIGTGSGAIAVTLASERPNWQVLASDISKDALAVAEMNAKQFSASVTFLASDLFDQINGTFDVIVSNPPYISEQERAVMDESVLGFEPDLALFADDNGLAIYKRLLIELLAHLNPKGSAYFEIGYLQGPTLLALFGALPGVTVALRQDMSGHDRMLKVSRV from the coding sequence ATGTTTGAAGAGCAATGGACATTTGAAGCATTACGTGAATGGGGCGATTGGCAACTAGAGCCTTATTTACAAGATACAACTGAACGTCTGGCACAGCTTGATTACTTACTCACCGGAATGATGGATTGGGATTATGGACAATTAAGGAATAACTTAAATACGGTGATTGAAGATGAAAAACGTCTGCGCTTTATGGTTGCAGTGCGGGCAATTAAGGGCGGGGTCCCTGTCCAATATGCACTTGGTCATGCACCATTTTATGGGCGTGAATTTAATGTTGATCGACGGGTTCTCATTCCGCGACCAGAAACTGAAGAGTTGGTGGATTGGGTTTTAAAAGATCAAGCGACAACTGATTTAAAAGTGCTTGATATCGGGACCGGTTCTGGCGCCATAGCTGTTACTTTGGCAAGTGAACGTCCAAATTGGCAAGTGCTTGCAAGTGATATTTCAAAAGATGCGTTAGCCGTTGCTGAAATGAATGCAAAACAATTTTCTGCATCAGTGACATTTTTGGCGAGCGATTTGTTTGATCAAATTAACGGCACATTCGATGTGATTGTTTCAAATCCGCCATACATTTCTGAACAAGAACGTGCAGTGATGGACGAGTCAGTTTTAGGTTTCGAACCTGATTTAGCCTTGTTTGCCGATGATAATGGTTTGGCAATCTATAAGCGATTGTTGATTGAATTATTGGCGCATTTGAACCCTAAAGGTAGTGCTTATTTTGAAATTGGGTACCTTCAAGGACCAACGCTATTGGCATTATTTGGAGCATTGCCGGGTGTGACAGTGGCGCTACGGCAAGATATGAGTGGCCACGATCGGATGTTGAAAGTGTCACGTGTTTAG
- the prfA gene encoding peptide chain release factor 1: protein MDEIFEKVQALVDRYDEVSEMLSDPDVISDTQRFMALSKEEGGLRETVDTFRHYKSVVDGIEGDKELLQEKLDPEMEEMTKDEIKALTAEKETLESQLKIMLLPKDPNDDKNIIMEIHGAAGGDEAALFAANLYDMYQRYAEKQGWSVEIIDENKTEIGGYKELVLMIQGDNVYSKLKFENGAHRVQRVPETESAGRVHTSTATVGVMPEYEDVDIEIEDKDLRVDVYRSSGAGGQHVNKTSSAVRMTHIPTGVVVAMQDQRSQQQNRAKALEILKARVYNFYASQNEAEYSEMRKTAVGTGDRSERIRTYNYPQNRVTDHRIGLSLNKLDRIMNGELEDIIDALVIADQTAKLEELKK, encoded by the coding sequence ATGGATGAAATTTTTGAAAAAGTTCAGGCATTAGTTGACCGTTACGATGAGGTCAGTGAAATGTTAAGTGACCCGGATGTCATTAGTGATACCCAACGATTTATGGCTTTGTCAAAAGAAGAGGGTGGATTGCGTGAAACGGTTGATACTTTCCGGCACTATAAGTCAGTGGTTGATGGCATTGAAGGGGACAAAGAGCTATTACAAGAAAAGCTTGACCCTGAAATGGAAGAAATGACGAAAGATGAAATTAAAGCGTTAACGGCCGAAAAAGAAACATTAGAGAGCCAGTTGAAAATCATGCTGTTACCAAAAGATCCAAATGATGATAAAAATATTATCATGGAAATTCATGGCGCTGCCGGTGGTGACGAGGCGGCCTTATTTGCCGCTAATCTCTATGACATGTATCAACGATATGCTGAAAAGCAGGGCTGGTCAGTTGAGATTATTGATGAAAACAAAACTGAAATCGGTGGCTATAAAGAATTGGTTTTGATGATTCAAGGCGATAATGTCTATTCTAAGTTGAAATTCGAGAATGGTGCGCATCGAGTTCAGCGGGTTCCTGAAACTGAATCGGCGGGTCGTGTGCATACGTCAACCGCTACGGTTGGGGTTATGCCTGAATATGAAGACGTTGATATCGAAATCGAAGATAAAGATTTGCGAGTGGATGTCTATCGTTCTTCTGGTGCCGGTGGACAGCACGTTAACAAAACGTCATCTGCGGTGCGAATGACACATATACCAACCGGGGTTGTGGTTGCAATGCAAGATCAGCGATCTCAACAACAAAACCGCGCCAAAGCGTTAGAAATTTTAAAAGCACGTGTGTATAATTTTTATGCATCTCAAAATGAAGCGGAATATTCAGAAATGCGGAAAACTGCCGTTGGGACAGGGGATCGTTCTGAACGCATTCGGACATATAACTACCCACAAAATCGCGTAACCGATCATCGCATTGGTCTATCTTTAAATAAGTTAGATCGCATTATGAATGGTGAATTAGAAGACATTATTGATGCTTTGGTCATTGCCGACCAAACGGCAAAATTAGAAGAATTGAAGAAATAA
- a CDS encoding thymidine kinase, which translates to MAQLFFRYGAMASGKSIEILKVAHNYETQGRHVLLLTSALDDRTEIGAIASRIGMQREALAIHDTDDLFTIARQAEAISAVLIDEAQFLTRAQVRQLTEVVDVLDIPVMTFGLKQDAFNQLFPGSEALLIYADKIDEMKTLCSFCTRKATMNLRITDGKPVYSGAQVQIGGDDAYMPVCRRHYNHPEINKIAARMKEL; encoded by the coding sequence ATGGCGCAATTATTTTTCCGTTATGGCGCAATGGCCAGCGGTAAAAGCATCGAGATTTTAAAGGTTGCACATAATTATGAAACGCAAGGCCGACATGTCTTATTGCTGACAAGTGCCTTGGATGATCGAACAGAAATTGGTGCGATTGCTTCCCGCATTGGTATGCAACGCGAGGCATTAGCCATTCATGACACAGATGATTTATTTACGATTGCGCGACAGGCAGAAGCCATTTCGGCGGTTCTGATTGATGAAGCACAATTTTTAACACGTGCACAGGTGCGTCAATTAACTGAAGTCGTTGATGTGTTGGATATTCCAGTCATGACGTTTGGATTGAAACAAGATGCTTTTAATCAATTGTTTCCGGGTTCAGAAGCACTATTAATTTACGCTGATAAAATTGATGAAATGAAAACGCTGTGCTCATTTTGTACGCGTAAAGCAACGATGAATTTACGAATTACAGATGGAAAACCAGTTTATTCTGGAGCGCAAGTTCAAATTGGTGGGGATGATGCCTATATGCCTGTTTGTCGTCGGCATTATAACCATCCTGAAATCAATAAAATTGCAGCACGTATGAAAGAACTCTAA
- a CDS encoding type 1 glutamine amidotransferase, which translates to MADYQLHAAHLYADLMNTYGDYGNLVALRYYAQQIGVDLDVSLVSIGDEFDDQQYDFVLFGGGQDYEEAIVAKDLPLKAAGIKRYIEADGPLLGVCGGFQLLGQYFLLADGTRIEGVGAMQHYTLNQPHNRFTGNVEIVNQETGQKYRGFENHQGRTFIADNQRPLGQVLKGKGNNGEDGGEGLIYKNVYGTYFHGPILTRNGNLALRLLEISLKRKYPAVDWSEKLKFVTPESF; encoded by the coding sequence ATGGCAGACTATCAATTACATGCCGCGCATTTATATGCCGATTTAATGAACACATATGGTGACTATGGTAACTTAGTTGCATTACGATATTATGCGCAACAAATAGGTGTTGACTTGGACGTCTCACTTGTATCGATTGGTGATGAATTTGATGATCAACAGTATGATTTTGTCCTATTTGGCGGTGGTCAAGATTACGAAGAAGCGATTGTTGCCAAGGACTTGCCGTTAAAAGCTGCAGGAATTAAACGATATATCGAAGCGGACGGTCCGTTGCTGGGTGTCTGCGGTGGTTTCCAGTTATTAGGTCAATATTTCTTGTTGGCCGATGGCACAAGAATTGAAGGTGTTGGTGCCATGCAACACTATACTTTGAATCAACCCCATAATCGTTTTACCGGCAATGTAGAAATTGTGAATCAAGAAACTGGTCAAAAATATCGTGGTTTTGAAAATCATCAAGGACGGACGTTTATTGCCGATAATCAACGACCATTAGGACAGGTATTAAAAGGCAAAGGAAATAATGGTGAAGATGGTGGCGAAGGCCTCATTTATAAGAACGTATATGGCACTTATTTTCATGGACCGATTTTAACGCGTAATGGCAACCTTGCCTTGCGATTGCTTGAAATCAGTTTGAAACGTAAGTACCCAGCGGTTGATTGGTCAGAAAAGCTAAAATTTGTCACACCAGAATCGTTTTAA
- a CDS encoding Mur ligase family protein, with amino-acid sequence MSFKSSLATIVGRTTYWLLHDVLKRGGTSLPGKLAAKIDPQALQHMANQYDVIIVTGTNGKTLTTALITRVLREKYDNVITNPSGSNMMQGVIATMLSAKVKDVAEKTLVILEVDEANVAAVTQQLKPKAFVLTNIFRDQLDRYGEIYTTYEKILAGIRLVPEAMVIMNADSPVFMRGDLPNPKLYFGFNHLPATGDERAPLNTDGVLSPTDHTILSYRFRTYANQGFYFSHSDDFKRPVLDYAVTKINQLTPRFSNFDIDGETFQIEIGGLYNIYNALAAYTVGRWLGVEVSQIKHAFEANAQIFGRQEVIRVHDKEVTIVLIKNPVGTNQVLDMMKTDSEPFSLIALLNANYADGIDTSWIWDADFESLKTMGVQTVATGGERYRDLYVRLKMAGYGDHPYYPDLNDIVTAIDQMPTTHVYIAATYTAMLQLREKLAQQGFIAGGY; translated from the coding sequence ATGAGTTTTAAAAGTTCATTAGCAACAATCGTTGGTCGGACAACGTACTGGCTATTACATGATGTACTTAAACGAGGTGGGACATCATTACCAGGTAAATTGGCTGCGAAAATTGATCCGCAAGCACTACAGCATATGGCCAATCAGTATGATGTCATTATTGTAACTGGTACCAACGGTAAAACACTGACAACCGCTTTAATCACACGAGTTTTGCGTGAAAAATATGATAACGTAATCACAAATCCATCAGGTTCAAATATGATGCAAGGTGTGATTGCTACCATGTTATCAGCCAAAGTTAAAGATGTCGCTGAAAAGACATTAGTGATTTTGGAGGTGGATGAAGCTAATGTTGCAGCTGTGACACAGCAGTTAAAACCAAAAGCCTTCGTATTGACGAATATTTTCCGAGATCAATTGGATCGATATGGTGAAATTTATACGACGTATGAAAAAATACTAGCAGGCATTCGGCTTGTACCAGAAGCAATGGTGATTATGAATGCAGATTCACCTGTCTTTATGCGTGGTGATTTACCGAATCCTAAGCTATATTTTGGGTTTAACCATTTGCCAGCCACAGGTGATGAGCGTGCTCCGTTAAATACTGATGGTGTTTTGTCACCAACAGATCATACGATTTTGTCTTATCGTTTTCGAACGTATGCTAATCAGGGATTTTATTTTTCGCACTCAGATGATTTTAAACGGCCGGTACTGGACTATGCAGTGACAAAGATTAATCAATTGACGCCGCGTTTTTCTAACTTTGACATTGATGGCGAGACGTTCCAGATTGAAATAGGCGGACTTTATAATATTTACAATGCATTAGCAGCATATACTGTTGGTCGTTGGTTAGGTGTGGAAGTGAGCCAAATTAAACATGCTTTCGAAGCAAATGCACAAATATTTGGTCGACAAGAAGTCATTCGCGTACATGATAAAGAAGTGACGATTGTGTTAATCAAAAATCCAGTTGGAACGAATCAAGTATTGGATATGATGAAAACTGATTCAGAACCATTCTCATTGATTGCACTATTAAATGCGAACTATGCAGATGGTATTGATACGAGTTGGATTTGGGATGCTGATTTTGAATCGCTCAAAACAATGGGTGTACAAACAGTTGCTACTGGTGGTGAGCGTTATCGAGATCTATATGTGCGTTTGAAAATGGCTGGATATGGTGATCATCCTTATTATCCTGATTTGAATGATATTGTGACCGCAATTGACCAAATGCCAACAACACATGTTTACATTGCTGCAACGTATACAGCGATGTTGCAGTTGCGAGAAAAATTGGCACAACAAGGCTTCATTGCGGGCGGTTATTAA